Proteins from a single region of Ziziphus jujuba cultivar Dongzao chromosome 1, ASM3175591v1:
- the LOC107408284 gene encoding zinc finger CCCH domain-containing protein 39, with the protein MTNKSVRTDTPQLFAPNLESMSAIECQSFKNPSIPKVASNSRIPMAQNNFKSQLCKKFKYGSCTYGYKCRFAHGSADVRRPLLRSQGVLNEKDRLELPKTFRHRNGNVREEWAIAIDTSTGSTESHITGSSRLEGKRWVNRNLDANRLNPKPVIFKTKLCYNWDRTRNCAYGRDCCFAHGRAEMQKFSGHTSLGCGISQPTIPKTCDSAKNALSCRTGLELQDLKFTWSELGRMSRIYADWI; encoded by the exons ATGACCAACAAGAGCGTTCGTACAGATACCCCCCAACTGTTTGCTCCAAATCTTGAATCAATGTCTGCCATTGAATGCCAATCTTTCAAGAATCCCAGTATTCCCAAAGTTGCCTCGAATTCGAGGATCCCAATGGCGCAAAACAATTTCAAGTCCCAACTATgcaaaaaattcaaatacgGTAGTTGTACCTATGGATATAAATGCCGTTTTGCCCATGGGTCGGCGGATGTCCGAAGGCCTTTGCTTCGTAGCCAAGGAGTTCTGAACGAAAAGGACCGATTGGAGCTACCAAAAACGTTCAGACACCGGAATGGGAATGTTAGAGAAGAGTGGGCGATAGCCATTGATACTAGTACTGGGTCAACAGAGTCTCATATCACTGGTTCGAGTAGACTGGAGGGAAAAAGATGGGTGAACAGGAATCTTGATGCCAATCGGTTGAATCCGAAGCCagttattttcaaaacaaagcTGTGTTACAACTGGGACAGAACTAGAAACTGCGCTTACGGCAGAGATTGTTGCTTTGCTCATGGACGCGCAG AAATGCAGAAGTTTAGCGGCCACACTTCACTGGGATGTGGAATTTCGCAGCCTACCATTCCAAAGACTTGTGATAGTGCCAAGAATGCATTAAGTTGTAGAACAGGGCTTGAATTGCAGGACTTGAAGTTCACATGGAGTGAACTTGGGAGGATGAGTCGCATCTATGCTGATTGGATTTAG